Proteins from one Oncorhynchus tshawytscha isolate Ot180627B linkage group LG16, Otsh_v2.0, whole genome shotgun sequence genomic window:
- the LOC112243258 gene encoding myelin-associated glycoprotein-like, whose protein sequence is MACPENMFFLIGLFISGVLACFGRRDLITTMPDRLDVLTGSCVQIPCSFDVPDQHKDKFKSTIPTFGVWIKKYPDVHQYPGNVIFHSNGKVNRYQGKITGNLSQKNCTTVFFNVTTSYSDIYYFRIDGQPYCATDPVKSVEIVVRDFPSSPIITVSGEVKEGTPVSLNCSAVAPCPEHPPELTWTLPTQFTTENQLQEKPDQTKSVLSTVTFTPSYLHHEKNITCTAVYPVGTSNKTAEHNMMLNVSFSPKDTLASISPADPVLVGSCVNLTCSSTANPPVTNFTWFKISGGKPTQVASGLSYTLNVTSGDGGLYYCEARNSHGCGKSNEVQLAIKGQEEVIGVAAGTLGAFLLISLISLFVWRRNSRLHDGLERTDSPQGQNSPVGTVCTNQATAGEEPEEPAEDQPEEIHYGDIDFSKLQTKETPAAAQDRVQGQESEYAEVNVTGRGAQEPPLNNLDGLYAQVNKRGGC, encoded by the exons GTGTTTTGGCCTGTTTTGGTCGACGAGATTTGATCACCACAATGCCAGATAGACTGGATGTACTGACTGGCTCCTGTGTGCAAATCCCATGTTCATTTGATGTTCCTGACCAACATAAGGATAAATTTAAAAGCACAATACCAACCTTTGGAGTGTGGATAAAAAAATATCCTGATGTTCATCAGTATCCTGGAAATGTGATTTTTCACAGTAATGGGAAAGTCAACAGATATCAAGGAAAGATAACTGGAAACCTGTCCCAGAAGAACTGCACCACAGTCTTCTTCAATGTAACCACCAGTTACTCTGATATATACTACTTCAGGATTGACGGTCAACCATACTGTGCAACAGATCCTGTAAAGTCTGTTGAAATAGTTGTCAGGG ATTTTCCTTCCAGTCCCATCATTACTGTCTCAGGTGAGGTGAAGGAAGGGACCCCTGTCAGTTTGAACTGCTCTGCTGTCGCTCCCTGTCCCGAACACCCCCCTGAGCTGACATGGACTCTCCCAACACAGTTCACAACTGAGAACCAACTGCAGGAGAAACCAGACCAAACCAAATCAGTTCTCTCCACGGTGACCTTCACTCCGTCATATCTTCATCATGAGAAGAACATCACTTGTACTGCAGTCTACCCAGTAGGGACAAGCAACAAGACAGCTGAACATAACATGATGCTTAACGTTTCAT tctctcctaaGGACACCTTGGCCTCCATCAGTCCAGCTGATCCAGTATTAGTGGGCAGCTGTGTTAATCTGACCTGCAGCAGTACAGCCAACCCTCCTGTGACAAACTTCACCTGGTTCAAGATCAGTGGGGGTAAACCAACACAGGTAGCATCTGGACTGAGTTACACCCTCAATGTGACATCTGGTGATGGAGGACTGTACTACTGTGAAGCAAGAAATAGTCACGGCTGTGGGAAGTCGAATGAAGTGCAGCTGGCTATAAAAG GTCAAGAAGAGGTTATTGGGGTTGCAGCAGGAACTCTGGGGGCCTTTTTGCTTATCAGCCTGATCAGTCTTTTTGTATG GAGGAGAAACTCGAGGCTCCACGATGGACTTGAAAGGACAGACAGTCCACAGGGACAG AACTCCCCGGTTGGGACAGTGTGTACTAACCAGGCCACAGCCGGAGAGGAACCAGAGGAACCTGCAGAAGACCAGCCTGAAGAGATCCACTACGGTGACATAGACTTCTCCAAACTACAGACCAAAGAGACCCCAGCTGCAGCCCAGGACAGGGTCCAGGGACAGGAGAGTGAGTACGCTGAAGTCAATGTGACTGGGAGAGGGGCTCAGGAACCACCTCTTAACAACCTAGATGGGCTTTATGCACAAGTGAATAAAAGAGgtggatgttaa